The following are from one region of the Coffea eugenioides isolate CCC68of chromosome 2, Ceug_1.0, whole genome shotgun sequence genome:
- the LOC113758062 gene encoding uncharacterized protein At5g41620, with the protein MEKEEKGRERDVKKEEFLGLKLKRGMLVGKRGGNTTPSPTWRYGGLTQSQAAEGSRLQDFSFPSNFPAKISARQLGANLWEVQPHMEVVEMSKAAARPLLRHKNKVKDKGFELPKTHFDQPPHSPQHQPPTESELKKRFTKALMQHDHSAERNGRALPPETPGSSSSMEMTPYRPDITPTGALHLKGRLRESSYNLKTSTELLKVLNRIWSLEEQHTSNISLLRAMKKELDHAHAKIKELLQEKKRHRREMDDMMRQLTEDKLIRKHKEEDDVEDTFQSMRKEIEDERKLRKHSESLHRKSTRELADVKSSFSNAVKELERERKARILLEDLCDEFAKGIRDYEQEIRLIKKRSDKDWTLQEHADRLILHISEAWLDERMQMKLVETRSGLPDKRTIVDKLSIEIETFLQTKKSVSSTNDDMLSSKMPAGSHLRRYSLESFHLNEPGSAPLNADEEDYVDSGLYCSQLKRGSSKKESNSSSKKQSENAPAGHLAKIVKSNHIKKKLLSQEHMDDSDHLHPELQSKEQSLGDLSGNENGTQPVNKEPAPTRMGNPVEMNAASEPCLSCNAKQHQENNHAENSFDPSLFTGPASPVEKWTSKAQAADLEAPESSSQHQGIKENTLKAKLLEARLESRQSRSRASKVL; encoded by the exons ATggagaaagaggaaaaaggtAGAGAGAGGGATgtgaaaaaggaagaattttTAGGATTAAAGTTGAAACGCGGGATGTTGGTGGGGAAAAGAGGGGGTAATACTACTCCTTCGCCTACATGGAGATATGGTGGTTTGACTCAATCTCAGGCTGCTGAGGGTTCTAGACTTCAAGATTTCAGCTTTCCCTCCAATTTCCCTGCCAAAATTTCTGCCAGACAGCTTGGTGCCAACTTGTGGGAAGTCCAGCCTCATATGGAAGTGGTCGAGATGAGTAAAGCTGCTGCTAGGCCTCTTCTACGTCACAAAAACAAGGTTAAGGACAAGGGCTTTGAGCTTCCCAAGACCCACTTTGATCAGCCTCCTCATAGCCCCCAACATCAG CCACCAACTGAAAGTGAGCTAAAGAAACGTTTTACAAAGGCATTGATGCAACACGATCACTCAGCTGAAAGAAATGGGCGTGCTTTACCACCAGAGACTCCTGGAAGTAGCAGCTCTATGgag ATGACTCCTTATAGACCGGATATCACCCCAACTGGTGCTCTGCACCTTAAAGGTAGACTCAGAGAATCAAGCTACAACCTCAAGACATCCACAGAGTTGCTTAAAGTACTCAATAGGATTTGGAGCCTTGAAGAACAGCACACTTCAAATATTTCATTGCTAAGAGCAATGAAGAAGGAACTTGATCATGCACatgcaaaaattaaagaattattACAGGAGAAGAAAAGACACCGTAGGGAAATGGATGATATGATGAGACAGTTGACTGAAGATAAATTGATAAGGAAACATAAGGAGGAAGATGATGTTGAAGATACTTTCCAGTCTATGagaaaagaaattgaagatgaaagaaaattgagaaagcaTTCAGAAAGCCTTCATCGTAAGTCAACTCGAGAGTTAGCAGATGTCAAGTCTTCCTTCTCAAATGCTGTGAAAGAACTTGAAAGAGAAAGGAAAGCACGGATACTGCTGGAAGACTTGTGTGATGAGTTTGCCAAGGGAATAAGAGATTACGAACAAGAGATCCGACTCATAAAGAAAAGATCTGACAAGGATTGGACCTTACAGGAGCATGCTGATCGATTGATTCTTCACATTTCTGAGGCTTGGCTTGATGAACGAATGCAGATGAAGCTGGTGGAAACTCGCTCTGGTCTTCCAGATAAGAGAACAATTGTGGATAAGCTAAGCATAGAAATTGAAACCTTCCTTCAAACTAAAAAATCTGTTTCTTCTACAAATGATGATATGTTGTCATCAAAGATGCCTGCTGGAAGTCACTTACGTAGGTATTCTTTAGAGTCCTTTCACTTGAATGAGCCTGGAAGTGCTCCTCTGAATGCGGATGAAGAAGATTATGTTGATAGTGGTTTATATTGTTCTCAATTGAAAAGAGGTTCAAGTAAGAAAGAGAGCAATAGCTCCTCCAAGAAACAAAGTGAAAATGCTCCAGCTGGTCATCTTGCAAAGATTGTCAAATCAAATCATATCAAGAAAAAGCTTCTGTCACAGGAACATATGGATGATTCTGATCATTTACACCCAGAACTACAGTCTAAAGAACAAAGTTTAGGTGATTTGTCAGGCAACGAGAATGGGACCCAACCTGTGAACAAGGAACCAGCACCAACAAGGATGGGGAACCCTGTTGAAATGAATGCGGCAAGTGAACCTTGCTTGTCCTGCAATGCTAAACAACACCAGGAGAATAATCATGCAGAAAATTCTTTTGATCCATCGTTATTTACTGGTCCTGCCAGCCCAGTGGAAAAGTGGACGTCCAAAGCACAAGCTGCAGATCTTGAAGCCCCTGAATCTTCTTCACAGCATCAAGGTATTAAAGAAAATACTTTGAAGGCAAAGCTTCTTGAAGCAAGGCTCGAAAGTCGCCAGTCCCGCTCCAGAGCTTCCAAAGTGCTTTAg